The Parabacteroides timonensis sequence CTGGTTGCTTTCGTGATATAAGCCATCTTGCCGAATGTCTTTGTATAAGTCAGTCCGTGATAAGATTCGTCCGGCTGGCAAAGGCCCGGATATTTGTCGGCATGTGCTTCCCAGTCGAAGTTGCCGCTGTCGACGATACAACCACCGACAGCAGTCGCGTGTCCGTCCATATATTTAGTTGTAGAATGTGTTACGATATCAGCACCCCATTCGAACGGACGGCAGTTGATCGGTGTTGCGAATGTATTGTCGACGATCAAAGGCACACCGTGGCTATGAGCGATACGGGCAAACTTCTCAATATCCAACACCATTACTCCCGGATTGGAGATCGTTTCGCCGAACAATAACTTTGTATTCGGACGGAAAGCCTTACCGATCTCTTCTTCGCTGGCATCCTGATCGATGAAAGTGCATTCGATACCCAACTTCTTCAAGGTAACGGACAGCAAGTTGTATGTACCTCCATAAATACCAGTTGCACTTACAATATGATCGCCGGCTTCACAAATATTGAAACAGGCAAAGAAATTGGCCGCCTGTCCCGATGAAGTCAACATGGCGGCAACACCACCTTCCAACGCCGCTATTTTGGATGCTACGGCATCATTTGTCGGGTTTTGCAGGCGGGTATAAAAATAACCACTCTCTTCCAGGTCGAACAATTTAGCCATCTGTTCGCTGGTTTCATACTTGAATGTAGTACTCTGATAGATAGGAAGTACACGAGGCTCTCCCTTTTTAGGTTGCCAACCACCTTGTACACACAAAGTTGCCGGCTTGAATGAATTGCTCATATTTTTTATGTTTGCTATGTAATTATATTCTGCAGACAAAAGTAAAGAATAGTTTGTTCTGTTTACACAAATCTTCGATCAATTATAAAAAATACACTATTGTTTCAAAATAATCTGTACCTTTGTACCCAATTTTGGTGTCACGTTTCCAATTCCACGGAAAAGTGATGAAAAGGGAATCAGGTGAAAATCCTGAACAGACCCGCTGCTGTAAGCTCCGCCAAAGTCTTTGAGCACGACTCAATCCACTGTTCGCAATGAATGGGAAGGACGTTCAAAGATGGAGTAAGTCAGAAGACCTGCCAAGATAACAAGTTTAAAGCTTTCGGGAGATAAGGCTAAAAAACATATGAGAAAGAACATTCATCTACTTACCGGAGGTTCTGCCTGTTCATGTGTTCTATTGTTTCTTTCATCGAAAGCATGTAAAAAACAATTAATGAATTTGGTGAAATGAGAGGTTTCATGCATGTACTTCTGTTATTGATTTGTTTGTTCCCTGTAAGTCTGGCGGCACAGAATAAAGTGATTTTATCCGGCGAAGTAAAAGAAAAGGATGGGACACCACTCCCGTTGGCTACTGTCGCTATAGAAAATACGACTTCGGGAACGTATACCGACGATCGGGGACGTTATTCATTGTCGGTAACTCCCGGTAAACGTACCCTTATAATTAGGCTGTTAGGTTACAACACCATAAAAACCGTTGTCGATATCCGTAAAAATACGACAATGAATTTCACAATGGAAGAAAACTCCATAACCCTGAATTCGGTTGAAGTATACGGTAAAACGAAAACCCAACAGGTAAAAGAAAGTGCTTTTTCTGTCAATGCGTTGGATGTTAAACCACAGATCAACACACTTAAGAATCTGAATGAAATGGTGAACCGGACAACCGGCATTAAGATCCGGGAAGAAGGTGGAGTCGGTTCAGACTTTGACTTGTCTATCAACGGAATGTCGGGTAACTCCGTCCGTTATTTTATCGACGGAATGCCTTTGGACGCCAAAGGCAGCGGTGTTTCACTGGCTAACCTGCCTGTTAATATCATCGACCGGATCGAAATT is a genomic window containing:
- a CDS encoding O-acetylhomoserine aminocarboxypropyltransferase/cysteine synthase family protein; its protein translation is MSNSFKPATLCVQGGWQPKKGEPRVLPIYQSTTFKYETSEQMAKLFDLEESGYFYTRLQNPTNDAVASKIAALEGGVAAMLTSSGQAANFFACFNICEAGDHIVSATGIYGGTYNLLSVTLKKLGIECTFIDQDASEEEIGKAFRPNTKLLFGETISNPGVMVLDIEKFARIAHSHGVPLIVDNTFATPINCRPFEWGADIVTHSTTKYMDGHATAVGGCIVDSGNFDWEAHADKYPGLCQPDESYHGLTYTKTFGKMAYITKATSQLMRDLGSIQSPQNAFLLNLGLETLHLRMPQHCKNALAVAKWLQNCDKVAWVNYPDLEGNKYYDLTKKYLPNGSCGVLSFGLKGGREVSIKFMDSLKLAAIVTHVADARTCVLHPASHTHRQLTDEQLKEAGIAPDLIRFSVGIESADDIIADIEQALNQ